A stretch of Fusarium poae strain DAOMC 252244 chromosome 2, whole genome shotgun sequence DNA encodes these proteins:
- the SSN8 gene encoding RNA polymerase II holoenzyme cyclin-like subunit (TransMembrane:1 (o187-205i)~BUSCO:41091at5125), giving the protein MSASYWQSTQCRFWTFTKEQLATMRQKLEEDNAELVRMFPLPQQRHLYICFNQQLIRLAKRLTIRQQSMATAQVYMKRFYSKVEIRRTNPYLVVATAIYLACKIEESPQHIRVIVTEARQMWGDVAIDTSKLGECEFFMISEMRSQLIVYQPYRTVVALRSELGLQEDEVQLARSVINDHFMTDLPLLYPPHVIAMVAMLLALVLRPNNSGPGQNASGAAAAAGLAAAQQALMRAQGQQTPGGGGTTEAATAEPKERQQQARVSRVQKFAKWLVDSNVDIASMVDATQEIISFYECYEHYNDKLTREQINRFVKARGLDK; this is encoded by the exons ATGTCCGCCAGTTATTGGCAGTCGACGCAATGTCGATTCTGGACCTTCACCAAGGAACAGCTCGCGACAATGCGACAGAAGCTCGAGGAAGACAATGCTGAACTCGTGCGCATGTTTCCCCTCCCGCAGCAACGCCATTTGTACATATGCTTTAACCAAC AGCTGATAAGGTTGGCGAAGCGACTGACGATTCGACAACAATCCATGGCCACGGCGCAGGTCTACATGAAGCGATTCTATTCGAAAGTCGAGATCCGCCGCACGAACCCGTACCTCGTGGTAGCGACCGCGATATACCTTGCGTGCAAGATAGAAGAGTCACCCCAGCATATCCGAGTTATCGTCACGGAGGCGCGACAAATGTGGGGAGATGTCGCCATTGACACGTCCAAGTTGGGAGAGTGCGAGTTTTTCATGATAAGTGAAATGCGATCACAACTTATTGTATACCAACCATACCGAACCGTCGTCGCACTGCGAAGCGAACTTGGATTGCAAGAGGACGAGGTGCAACTCGCTCGATCGGTGATTAATGATCACTTCATGACAGACCTTCCGCTACTATACCCTCCTCATGTTATTGCAATGGTAGCCATGCTTCTGGCCTTGGTTCTCAGACCCAATAATTCTGGACCCGGGCAAAACGCATCAGgggcagcggcagcagcaggaCTCGCAGCAGCTCAACAGGCACTGATGCGTGCCCAAGGCCAGCAGAcgccaggaggaggaggaactACAGAGGCTGCAACCGCGGAGCCCAAGGAGAGGCAGCAGCAAGCTCGAGTGTCTAGAGTGCAAAAGTTTGCCAAGTGGTTGGTTGACAGCAACGTGGATATTGCATCGATGGTAGATGCTACACAGGAGATAATCTCTTTTTACGAATGTTATGAGCACTACAACGACAAGCTCACCCGAGAACAAATTAATAGATTTGTTAAGGCGCGAGGGCTCGATAAGTAA